GTTGAACTGAAGGCGATGATCAGCAGGGGGGAAGTCGGTTCGTTGCTCAATGTCGTCGGTGCGGAGGGCACGCGCGAGGCGCAGGAAATCGTCCTCAAAGAATCGCGGCTGCGAATTCCGCTGCTTTTCGGCCTGGATGTGATTCATGGTTTTCGCACTATTTTTCCGATCCCGCTGGCCGAGGCCGCAACATGGGACGTGGCGGCGGTGGAACGGGCGGCACGCGTCAGCGCGCTGGAAGCCACGGCCGCGGGCATACATTGGACTTTTGCACCGATGGTTGACATCGCGCGTGATCCGCGCTGGGGCCGCATCGCCGAAGGCTCGGGCGAGGACCCGCATCTGGGCGCGGTTATGGCAGTGGCGCGGGTGCGCGGCTTTCAGGGAACCGACTTGCAAGCGCCGGATGCGCTGCTGGCCTGCGCCAAACATTTCGCCGCCTATGGCGGTGCCGAAGGCGGCCGTGATTACAACACGGTCGACCTGTCCGAGCGCACGCTGCGCGAAATTTACCTGCGGCCGTTTCAAGCGGCGGTGGCGGCCGGCGCCGGCAGTCTGATGTCCGCCTTCAACGAAATCGGCGGCGTGCCCAGCTCTGCCAACCATTGGTTGCTCACCAAAGTTTTGCGCGAAGAGTGGCATTTCAACGGCTTTGTGGTGAGTGATTGGAATGCCATAGGCGAATTGCTGGCGCACGGTGTGGCCGCCAATCGCGCCGCTGCGGGGGCGCTCGCCCTGCAGGCCGGAGTGGACATGGACATGGAAAGCCGCATCTATTTGCAGGACCTGGCGCCCCTGGTACGCGAAAAAAGGCTCCCGGAGGATTTCATCAATCAGGCTGTGCGCCGTGTGCTGCAGGCCAAGCAGCGGCTGGGCCTGTTCGGCGATCCTTTCCGCGGAAGCAGCAAGGCTCGCGAGCAAGCCATGCTCCTGCATCCCGGGCACATTGCACTGGCGCGCGAGCTGGCGCAAAAAGCCATTGTGCTGCTGAAGAATGAAAAAAATCTCCTGCCGTTGCGCCGGGACATGCGCACGCTGGCGGTGTTGGGGCCGCTCGCCGATGATCGCTCCGCACCCCTGGGGCCGTGGCATTGCGACGGCAAACCCGAAGACGTGGTCACGGTTTTGCAGGGCATCAAAGCCGCCGTTTCCCCCGGCACCAAAGTCCTGCACGCTCGCGGCTGTCCGGTGGACAGCCATGACACCCGCGGCTTTGCCGCAGCCCGGCGCCTTGCTCTGCAGGCCGAGGCCGTGATTCTGGTGGTCGGTGAAAATGAAGAGATGAGCGGCGAAGCCGCCAGTCGCGCGCATCTGCAATTGCCCGGGGTGCAGGAAGAATTCGTCCGCCTGATTCACGCCACCGGCAAACCGGTGATTGTGGTATTGATGAATGGCCGGCCGCTGACCGTGCCGTGGCTCGCGGAGCAGGTGCCGGCGCTGGTGGAATCGTGGTTTCTCGGCGTGCAACACGGCCATGCCGTGGCGGACGTGCTGTTCGGCGCAGTCAATCCCAGTGGCAAGCTGCCTGTCACCTTTCCACGCAGCGAAGGCCAGATTCCGCTGTATTACAATTTTAAACAAACCGGCCGGCCGCCGGGGGAGGACAAATACACCTCCAAGTATCTCGACTTCACCAGCACGCCGCTCTTTCCCTTCGGCTACGGCTTGAGCTACACTACTTTCACCTACAGCAACTTGCGCCTGAGCGCCGCAAAAATCCGCCGGCAGGATTCCCTGCGTGTGTCGGTCGAGATTCAGAACACCGGCAGCCGCAGCGGTGAAGAGATTGTGCAGCTCTATGTGCGCGACGAGGTCGGCAGCGTGACCCGGCCGGTGAAAGAGCTCAAGGATTTCCGCCGTGTGGCGCTGGCTGCGGGGGAGAGCAAAACCGTGGCCTTCGTCCTGCACCCCATGCAACTGGCCTTCTACAATCTCGACATGAAATGGACGCCGGAACCGGGCACATTCAAAGTCTTCGTCGGCAAAAACTCCAATGAGGTTTTGGAGGCGCGTTTTGAGTTGGTGGAATAACACCCGCCCGGCCGCGCCTGCCGGTGTGCGGCGGTTGCGCTGTCATAATTGGCGGTGTGTGGCACGCCGCGGCAGCTCTGCAAGGCCGGGGCATGCCGGCCGGCTGCAGAATGCCCTGGCGATGTTGTGTGCACTTGCGCTGAGCGCGTGCCAATCCGACCAGGAGGAGAAAACTGTCATTAAATTCTGGGCCATGGGCGCGGAAGGCGAATACGTGCAACAGCTCCTGCCGGAATTCCACCGCCGCCACCCCGGCGTCGCCGTCAAGATTCAAAGCATTCCGTGGACGGCCGCGCACGAGAAATTGCTCACCGCCTATGCCGGCAATTCCCTGCCCGACATGTGCCAGCTCGGCAACACCTGGATTCCCGAGTTTGTACTGCTGCAGGCACTGGAGAATTTGCAACCCTGGATCGACAGCTCGCGCGTGATTCAGCCGCGAAACTACTTTCCCGGCATCTGGGACACCAACGTGCTGCAGGGCGCGGTCTTCGGCATTCCGTGGTATGTTGATACCCGGGTGTTGTTCTATCGCAAAGACATTCTGCAGCAAGCCGGCTGGGAGCAGGCGCCGCGCACCTGGCAGGAATGGCTCGAGGTCTCACGCCGCATCAAACAACTGCCGGGCGGGGAAAACAAATACGCCCTGTTGTTGCCAACCAATGAATGGGCGCCGTTCGTGATCACCGGTTTGCAGGCCGGTTCGCGCCTGTTGCGCGATGACAATCGCTATGGCGATTTCAGCAACCCGGCTTTCACCCGTGCCTTCGAGTTTCTCATGCAGTTTTATCGGGAGAAACTGGCGCCGGTGGGCATCACCCAGGTGACCAACATCTATCAGGGCATGGCCGAAGGTTTCTTCGCGATGTACCTCACCGGGCCGTGGAACATCGGCGAATTCCGCAAGCGCCTGCCGGCTGACTTACAGGATGATTGGATGACGGCGCCCCTGCCCGGCCCGGAGGAACACACGCCCGGCGTCTCGCTCGCCGGCGGTTCGAGCCTGGTGATGTTCAAGCGCTCGCCCCACAAACCGGAAGTCTGGAAGCTGATTGCCTATCTCTCCGAACCCCGGCAACAGCTTGCCTTCTACCGGATCACCGGTGACTTGCCGGCAGTGCGCGCCGCCTGGCAGGATACCTCACTCACCAATAATCGCCATGTCCAGGCGTTTTATCGCCAGCTCGAGCACGTGGTGCCCACGCCCAAAATCCCCGAATGGGAGCAGATTGCGATGAAGGTGCAGCAATACGCCGAGATCGGCTCTTTGCAGCGCCGGCCGGTGGCGGAGGTGCTGGCGGCGCTCGACCGCGAAGTCGATTTGATTCTGGAAAAACGGCGGTGGCTGCTGGAGGTGAGATCCCATGACTGAGTCCCGCCGGTCGCGCACACTGCAGGCGGAAATCAAAAGCTTGCGGCGCGCCGCCTACTTCTTTCTCGCACCCGCGCTGCTTCCGATTTTCCTGTTCTTCTTTGTGCCGGCGCTCGCTGCCTTTGTGCTGAGTTTCACCGATTTCGACATTTATGCGCTCGGCAATTTTCAGTACATGCGCTTTGTGGGAGGGAAGAACTATGTCCAGCTTTTGCAGGACCCGCTGTTTTGGAAGGCCATGGCCAACACCTTTTATTACGTGCTGCTCGGCGGGCCGCTCGCCATTGCCGCCTCATTGGGAGCCGCGCTGCTGCTCCATTCCCGGGTCATGCGCTGGAAGGCTTTCTTTCGCACAGTTTACTTCGCGCCGGTGGTGACCACGCTGGTGGCGGTGGCCGTGGTCTGGCGCTTTCTCTATCATCCCCGTTTTGGTCTGCTGAATTATCTGCTCGGCTTGTTCGGCATCGACCCGATCGACTGGCTGGGCGATCCGGTCTGGGCCATGCCCGCCATCATCCTGCTGTCGATCTGGAAGAACTTCGGCTACAACATGATCATCTTCCTGGCCGGCCTGCAAAACATTCCCGATCAGCTTTATGAAGCCGCACGCCTGGACGGCGCCGGTGCCTGGCAGCAGTTCACCCGCATCACCCTGCCGCTGCTGATGCCCACCACAGTGTTCGTCAGCATCATCGCCATGATCGGCAACTTCCAGTTGTTCACCGAGCCCTACGTGATGACGCAGGGCGGACCGGTCAACAGCACGCTCAGCCTGGTGCTGTTGATGTATCAGCAGGGGTTTCGCTGGTGGAATCTGGGCTATTCCGCGGCGATCGCGTTTGTGCTGTTCGGGATCATTCTCGCCGGTTCCGTGCTGCAGTCCTGGCTGCAAAAACGCCGGGAGGCCTGATGCCCCGTCTCGCTAAAATTTTGCTTCTCCTGCTCGCCGTCTTCCTGGCTGCCGCCACGCTGGCGCCGGCTTTGTGGATGGTCTCGGCCTCGTTTATGGCCGCGGGCGAAGCCAGCACCTTTCCGCCCCGGCTGCTGCCCGCACGGCCGACGCTCGAGCACTATGTCGCGCTTTTCACCCGGCTGCAGCTGCTGCGCTATTTTGTCAACAGTCTGATCCTGAGCGTGAGCATCACGCTGATCTCCCTGTTCCTCAACTCCATGGCGGGTTATGCCTTTGCGAAATACCGCTTTCCCGGCCGTGACCGCCTGTTTCGCTTGTTGGTGGCGGAGATGGTGATTCCGGCACAGGTGACCACGCTGCCGCTTTTTCTCATGCTGAACAAAATCGGGTTGATCAACACCTACTTTGGCGTCATGGTGGCCGGCATGGCCACCATTTACGGCATTTTTTTGATTCGCCAATTCGCGCTTGCCATTCCCGACAGCTTCCTGGAAGCGGCGCGCATGGACGGCGCCGGCGATTTCCGCATTTACTGGTCCGTCATCCTGCCCTTGTGCAAACCCATCCTCATCACCCTCGCGATCTTCACCTTCATGGGGACCTGGAACGACTTCCTTTGGCCGCTGATCGTACTGACCGACGACGCGATGTACACCCTGCCGGTGGCGCTGGCCAACCTCACCGGCGAACACGTGCAGGACACCGAGTTGATGATGGCGGGGGCGGTGGTGACCGTGCTGCCCGTCATGATCATTTTTGTCGCACTGCAGAAATACTACCTCAGCGGCATCATGGCGGCCGGATTGAAAGAATGAGCATGGAAATATTTCTTGAGATTTGCCCGCGTGCTTATTACTCTTAAGCGGCCTGATCTTCCGGAAAACGTCATCACTTTTCGCAGATTTCCGAGTATTTATGCGGGTCATCGCCAAAGAGAAATCGCGCCGCGAACGCCGGTTCCATCTTTTTCTGAACGCCTTCCAGTATTCCACCGACGCCATCATTCTCACAGATTTGCAGGGAACCATCATCGAGGCGAATCCGGCTTTCACCAATTTGTTCGGCTGGACGCGCGAGGAGGCGGTGGGCCAGAATACCCGCATTTTGCGCTCGCGCCACACCAGCGATGACTTCTACCGGCAAATGTGGGAGTCGATCAACAGCAGGGGCAAATGGGTGGGCGAGATCATCAATCGGCACAAAGATGGCCATGAGATCCCCATCCTGCTCTCCATCACCCCGATCTTCCAGGGGGAGGAAAAGATCGGCTACATGGGAGTGGAGATCGATCTCACCGAGAAAAAGCGGATGGAGACCGCGCTGCAGCGCGAACGGGAATTTTCGGCCTCGCTGATTGAAACCGCCAACTGTCTGATTGTCTGCCTCAACCTGGCCGGCGAAATCACGCTGTTCAACCGCAAGGCGGAGGAAGTTACCGGCTATTCCCGCTACGAGGTGCTGGGCCGGAACTGGTTTGAGATTTTTTTGCTGGAGCATCTGCGTCCGGAGGTCAACGAGGTTTTTCAGGCGGTGGTGCGGGGCGAGCTGCCTTCGCAGTATGAGAACCATATCATGACGCGGCGGGGGGATGAACGGCTGATTTCATGGGCCAACACCGTCATCCGTGATGAACACCAGGCGGTCACCGGCGTGCTGGCAATCGGCATCGACATCACCGATCAGAAACGGCTGGAGAAACAGGTGTTGCAAGCCGAGCGCCTGGCGACCATCGGCAAGATGGCGGCCAAGGTGGCGCATGAGATTCGCAACCCGCTTTCCTCCATCAGTCTGAACGCCGAGATGCTGCAGGATGAAATCAGCGCCTATGAGGCGGTGAATGTCGAGGAGGCGCGTGCGC
The window above is part of the candidate division KSB1 bacterium genome. Proteins encoded here:
- a CDS encoding glycoside hydrolase family 3 C-terminal domain-containing protein, which codes for MLILTCSGRAWTQQRVPPAAEGRIDSLLAVMTLEEKLGQLNQLSGPWRDTLSVELKAMISRGEVGSLLNVVGAEGTREAQEIVLKESRLRIPLLFGLDVIHGFRTIFPIPLAEAATWDVAAVERAARVSALEATAAGIHWTFAPMVDIARDPRWGRIAEGSGEDPHLGAVMAVARVRGFQGTDLQAPDALLACAKHFAAYGGAEGGRDYNTVDLSERTLREIYLRPFQAAVAAGAGSLMSAFNEIGGVPSSANHWLLTKVLREEWHFNGFVVSDWNAIGELLAHGVAANRAAAGALALQAGVDMDMESRIYLQDLAPLVREKRLPEDFINQAVRRVLQAKQRLGLFGDPFRGSSKAREQAMLLHPGHIALARELAQKAIVLLKNEKNLLPLRRDMRTLAVLGPLADDRSAPLGPWHCDGKPEDVVTVLQGIKAAVSPGTKVLHARGCPVDSHDTRGFAAARRLALQAEAVILVVGENEEMSGEAASRAHLQLPGVQEEFVRLIHATGKPVIVVLMNGRPLTVPWLAEQVPALVESWFLGVQHGHAVADVLFGAVNPSGKLPVTFPRSEGQIPLYYNFKQTGRPPGEDKYTSKYLDFTSTPLFPFGYGLSYTTFTYSNLRLSAAKIRRQDSLRVSVEIQNTGSRSGEEIVQLYVRDEVGSVTRPVKELKDFRRVALAAGESKTVAFVLHPMQLAFYNLDMKWTPEPGTFKVFVGKNSNEVLEARFELVE
- a CDS encoding sugar ABC transporter substrate-binding protein produces the protein MSWWNNTRPAAPAGVRRLRCHNWRCVARRGSSARPGHAGRLQNALAMLCALALSACQSDQEEKTVIKFWAMGAEGEYVQQLLPEFHRRHPGVAVKIQSIPWTAAHEKLLTAYAGNSLPDMCQLGNTWIPEFVLLQALENLQPWIDSSRVIQPRNYFPGIWDTNVLQGAVFGIPWYVDTRVLFYRKDILQQAGWEQAPRTWQEWLEVSRRIKQLPGGENKYALLLPTNEWAPFVITGLQAGSRLLRDDNRYGDFSNPAFTRAFEFLMQFYREKLAPVGITQVTNIYQGMAEGFFAMYLTGPWNIGEFRKRLPADLQDDWMTAPLPGPEEHTPGVSLAGGSSLVMFKRSPHKPEVWKLIAYLSEPRQQLAFYRITGDLPAVRAAWQDTSLTNNRHVQAFYRQLEHVVPTPKIPEWEQIAMKVQQYAEIGSLQRRPVAEVLAALDREVDLILEKRRWLLEVRSHD
- a CDS encoding sugar ABC transporter permease; this encodes MTESRRSRTLQAEIKSLRRAAYFFLAPALLPIFLFFFVPALAAFVLSFTDFDIYALGNFQYMRFVGGKNYVQLLQDPLFWKAMANTFYYVLLGGPLAIAASLGAALLLHSRVMRWKAFFRTVYFAPVVTTLVAVAVVWRFLYHPRFGLLNYLLGLFGIDPIDWLGDPVWAMPAIILLSIWKNFGYNMIIFLAGLQNIPDQLYEAARLDGAGAWQQFTRITLPLLMPTTVFVSIIAMIGNFQLFTEPYVMTQGGPVNSTLSLVLLMYQQGFRWWNLGYSAAIAFVLFGIILAGSVLQSWLQKRREA
- a CDS encoding carbohydrate ABC transporter permease, translated to MPRLAKILLLLLAVFLAAATLAPALWMVSASFMAAGEASTFPPRLLPARPTLEHYVALFTRLQLLRYFVNSLILSVSITLISLFLNSMAGYAFAKYRFPGRDRLFRLLVAEMVIPAQVTTLPLFLMLNKIGLINTYFGVMVAGMATIYGIFLIRQFALAIPDSFLEAARMDGAGDFRIYWSVILPLCKPILITLAIFTFMGTWNDFLWPLIVLTDDAMYTLPVALANLTGEHVQDTELMMAGAVVTVLPVMIIFVALQKYYLSGIMAAGLKE
- a CDS encoding PAS domain S-box protein, encoding MRVIAKEKSRRERRFHLFLNAFQYSTDAIILTDLQGTIIEANPAFTNLFGWTREEAVGQNTRILRSRHTSDDFYRQMWESINSRGKWVGEIINRHKDGHEIPILLSITPIFQGEEKIGYMGVEIDLTEKKRMETALQREREFSASLIETANCLIVCLNLAGEITLFNRKAEEVTGYSRYEVLGRNWFEIFLLEHLRPEVNEVFQAVVRGELPSQYENHIMTRRGDERLISWANTVIRDEHQAVTGVLAIGIDITDQKRLEKQVLQAERLATIGKMAAKVAHEIRNPLSSISLNAEMLQDEISAYEAVNVEEARALLRAIIAEIDRMTALTEEYLQFSRLPESRLVRGNLVRLIEETVEFLRHELRQKRVEVEWHLPEEVGEVQFDRVQMRRALLNLIRNAAEAMPRGGRLRIRVEQRGESVIIHIEDTGVGIPPEVIGKIFEPFFTTKEVGTGLGLAIVQQIITEHGGRIFCTSKVGQGTAFSIILPVHETE